In the Acropora muricata isolate sample 2 chromosome 1, ASM3666990v1, whole genome shotgun sequence genome, one interval contains:
- the LOC136910810 gene encoding uncharacterized protein, with protein MADLPEDRLEPAAPFTNCAVDYFGPFLVKQGRKDVKRYGVLFTCMASRAIHLEVSASLETDSFLNALRRFLCRRGPIRQIRCDQGTNLVGAKNELMKCLSELDHDKISSELLKANCDWVNFKLNISTASHMGGAWERQIKSVRSVLQALLASNGQQLDEESLTTFMCEAEAIVNSRPLTVDSLNDPDSLDPLTPNHLLTLKTKILLPPPSNFQAEDLYSRRRWRRVQHLSNEFWARWKKEYLLGLQQRNKWTDSHKDLQIGDIVIIKDQDLPCNRWELGRVIKTNESQDGCVRSVQLLLGDSSLDDSGKRIKARRTLERPIHKLVLLSRE; from the coding sequence ATGGCAGACTTACCAGAGGACCGCTTGGAACCCGCCGCACCCTTCACCAATTGTGCGGTAGATTATTTTGGCCCCTTTCTGGTTAAACAAGGAAGAAAGGACGTTAAAAGATATGGGGTTCTATTCACATGCATGGCCTCCAGAGCCATACATTTAGAAGTTTCAGCAAGCTTGGAAACCGACTCGTTTCTCAATGCTCTTCGCCGCTTTCTTTGTCGTAGAGGACCGATCCGCCAGATACGCTGTGACCAGGGAACCAACCTTGTGGGTGCAAAGAACGAGTTGATGAAATGCCTCTCAGAGCTCGATCACGACAAGATAAGCTCAGAGCTATTGAAGGCCAATTGTGACTGGGTTAACTTTAAGTTAAACATTTCGACTGCTAGCCACATGGGAGGAGCCTGGGAAAGGCAGATCAAGTCCGTTCGCAGCGTGCTACAAGCTCTCCTGGCATCCAACGGCCAACAACTCGATGAAGAATCCCTGACCACTTTCATGTGTGAGGCGGAAGCCATCGTGAACAGCCGGCCGCTGACTGTTGACTCCCTAAATGATCCCGACTCCCTCGACCCATTGACTCCAAACCACTTGCTTACGCTGAAAACGAAGATCTTGCTTCCCCCACCAAGCAACTTCCAGGCTGAAGATCTTTACTCCAGGAGGCGTTGGAGACGCGTGCAGCATCTTTCCAATGAATTTTGGGCTCGATGGAAGAAGGAGTACCTTCTAGGACTGCAACAGAGAAACAAGTGGACTGATAGTCATAAGGACCTCCAGATAGGTGATATCGTGATCATTAAGGATCAAGACCTTCCCTGCAATAGATGGGAACTCGGCAGAGTAATCAAGACTAACGAGAGTCAGGATGGATGTGTCCGGTCAGTGCAACTCCTGCTTGGCGATTCCTCCTTAGATGACAGTGGAAAACGAATCAAGGCTAGGAGGACCTTAGAACGTCCCATCCACAAGCTGGTCCTGTTATCACGAGAGTGA
- the LOC136910819 gene encoding uncharacterized protein produces MNTNKGTDSELNLGTDSAKESITYLIKGTTSGARGNNHNNHETRKTNVTPVVTPESRPKRDRKLTEKGLQYKLDIAIKERNEAHSKLTKQVKRIYSFLHEGIDYRSLENERETLDSVKEYFNEAHQVLSYLSPEEERQTLYQYFDLRDREYLECRTRVSDRLHEIERARSEKTKSVKSFKSRSSSAPSRSSRKSALAMQLEAETKAAKLEVELKFLQQDTEVRKLQLLKEAVLARAEASTASKFVSKESEIESSESREEQETEVTNPNVCDTKEREDTPSRNTHTKKEDIANKGDTHTHTTPKREDSNLHAIKTEDTKNEKEPASSPHREIASLHPDAASSRPYSDVVYPQGAQPLRPAIEPGGSALRDLIRLQQRQTELSAMIVNQQRMSVLPVQEPPTFNGNLLDYPIFIQAFETIIGSKVDADKDRLYFLNKFTTSKANQVVKGFVTLNTPDGYEQAKKLLARRFGNPHHVGEAYKSKLCKWPKIKDEDGSMIQEFSDFLVRFKEAMATLKYMDELNSAEMLITISAKLPSYSGVKWCRYARELARRTERAVSFKDLVEFVREESELANDPIFSPHVLKKERNKVSPIKDPTNSRSSSRRAQGANTLLTSSANTVSSDRKTTKSSIQCPLCKRAHDLEDCKEFLEKNVEARVDFIRSSGLCFGCLRKGHHSKNCRTRLKCKECSKFHATSIHDPSIRSEPVNEPSSEHSRDPAITNCTNATETVTNSMILPVWLYHKDQPERSVQVYTLLDNASDTTFIKSSVLKNLGVEGPEMILKLYTMHGEADVPVQKIDGLVVESLDGTARIELPKTYSRDNIPSRSNQIPTPETARQWPHLKNLEKEIAPYNCDMEVGILIGCNCPKALKPRNVILGKESDPYAVQTSLGWGIVGPVAPRKDTADEEIDMLTSNRILSNEVGNEEQVHSKIVATVETKEVLSPLDIRKVLESDFSESKDPKMVATSPEDRQFLAIVNEGIKHLPNRHYELPLPLKSEQENLPNNRDMALQRLKHLKRRMELDENYKRDYAAFMRKMIDQGHAEKIQDRDISTTKPTWYIPHHGVYHPKKQKIRVVFNCSAQYKGESLNKHLLQGPDLTNSLVGVLCRFRKEPVAFICDIKGMFHQVQVTQEHRDLLRFLWWEDGDTRKTPQEYRMTVHLFGATSSPGCANFALKSTANDHESELGSAAADFLRNDLYVDDGLKSVATADEAIALIKNAREMCFKGGFNLHKFVSNDKQVIASIPESSRAEDSKTLNFNQDSLPIERALGVQWCVENDTFNFSILLSNRPTTRRGILSTVSSVFDPLGFVAPFILEGKKILQELCKDNVGWDEPVSETISTRWLKWRSSVQALSKFIIDRCYHPKDFGQIVTRELHHFSDASTKGYGQSTYFRLVNNKGDIHCSFVMGKARVTPLKPMTMPRLELTAALVSTRVSEQIKKELPLEYHSETFWTDSKVVLGYVKNESRRFHIFVANRVQEIQEKTSPEQWRYVDTTSNPADIASRGISANRLLNSAWIQGPEFLWKSRDQWPSKDQTHAEAISQDDPEVRKSLSVATSSEVKFATLEERLRYFSSWHRAKRAIALCIRYIHKLKAKKHSQVPSGDLLKLTVAEMQHAETVIIRAAQASLFETGLASWNSADRQVTVRKDSPLRKLDTFLNENGILSVGGRIRRARLPDSSKFPAILHKTSHVSTLVARH; encoded by the coding sequence ATGAACACTAACAAGGGTACCGATTCAGAACTGAACCTCGGCACGGACAGCGCCAAAGAATCAATAACTTACTTAATAAAGGGAACGACCTCGGGCGCACGTGGAAATAATCACAATAACCATGAGACACGTAAAACCAACGTCACGCCAGTCGTCACACCGGAAAGTCGACCAAAACGTGACCGGAAATTGACGGAAAAGGGTCTCCAATACAAGTTAGATATCGccattaaagaaagaaatgaggcCCATTCGAAACttacaaaacaagttaaaaggaTTTATTCATTCCTCCATGAAGGAATAGACTATCGTTCGCTCGAAAACGAAAGGGAAACGCTGGATAGTGTAAAGGAATATTTCAACGAAGCACACCAGGTGCTGAGTTACCTGAGCCCTGAAGAGGAAAGACAAACTCTGTACCAATACTTCGACCTCCGTGATAGGGAATACCTTGAATGTCGTACGAGAGTTTCTGATCGACTTCATGAGATAGAGAGGGCAAGGTCTGAGAAAACAAAATCTGTAAAGTCGTTCAAATCAAGATCATCTTCCGCTCCGTCGCGGTCCTCTCGAAAATCCGCATTAGCAATGCAATTGGAAGCTGAAACTAAAGCAGCGAAACTAGAAGTAGAATTGAAATTCCTCCAGCAAGACACAGAAGTCAGAAAACTGCAATTATTGAAGGAGGCCGTCTTAGCCAGAGCTGAAGCCTCTACGGCGAGCaaatttgtttccaaagaaAGCGAAATAGAGAGCTCTGAAAGTCGCGAAGAACAAGAAACAGAAGTTACTAACCCCAATGTTTGCGACACCAAAGAAAGAGAAGACACGCCCTCGCGCAATACTCACACCAAGAAAGAAGATATAGCTAACAAAGGAGATACTCACACGCATACAACACCAAAGAGAGAAGACTCTAACTTGCATGCCATAAAGACAGAAGACACAAAGAATGAGAAAGAGCCAGCTAGCTCGCCCCATAGGGAAATTGCTTCCCTACATCCAGATGCAGCGTCTTCCAGACCATACTCAGACGTCGTATATCCACAAGGAGCCCAGCCTCTCAGACCTGCTATCGAACCTGGAGGAAGTGCGTTGAGAGATCTTATCCGGTTACAGCAAAGACAGACTGAACTAAGTGCAATGATAGTAAACCAACAAAGAATGAGCGTGCTGCCAGTTCAGGAACCACCTACGTTCAATGGAAACCTTCTGGACTATCCCATTTTCATCCAAGCCTTTGAAACAATCATCGGAAGCAAGGTAGACGCAGACAAAGACAGACTTTACTTCTTAAACAAGTTTACTACAAGTAAAGCTAATCAAGTCGTAAAGGGTTTCGTGACACTTAACACCCCTGATGGATACGAACAAGCCAAGAAGCTCTTAGCTCGCCGGTTCGGAAATCCACATCATGTTGGCGAGGCCTATAAGTCCAAACTATGCAAGTGGCCAAAGATCAAAGATGAAGATGGAAGCATGATCCAGGAATTCTCAGATTTCTTAGTCCGTTTTAAGGAAGCAATGGCGACGCTCAAATACATGGATGAGCTCAATTCTGCAGAAATGCTTATCACGATCAGTGCCAAGCTTCCATCCTATTCCGGAGTGAAATGGTGCCGTTATGCTCGTGAATTAGCCAGGAGGACTGAAAGAGCAGTATCTTTCAAGGATCTCGTAGAATTCGTCAGAGAGGAGTCGGAGCTGGCTAACGACCCAATCTTCTCTCCCCACGTCTTaaagaaggagagaaataaAGTAAGCCCTATCAAGGACCCAACAAATTCAAGATCGTCCTCAAGACGTGCACAAGGAGCTAACACTTTACTCACCTCCTCCGCCAATACCGTCAGTTCGGATCGGAAAACAACGAAGTCGTCGATTCAATGTCCATTGTGCAAAAGGGCTCACGATTTAGAAGACTGTAAGGAATTCCTGGAAAAGAATGTTGAGGCGCGCGTCGACTTTATTAGATCTAGCGGACTATGCTTTGGCTGCCTCCGTAAGGGACATCACTCGAAGAACTGTAGGACAAGGTTGAAGTGCAAAGAGTGCAGCAAGTTCCACGCAACGTCGATTCACGACCCTAGCATCAGAAGCGAACCAGTAAACGAGCCATCTAGCGAGCACTCGAGGGATCCGGCCATAACCAATTGCACGAACGCTACGGAGACAGTGACAAACTCGATGATCCTTCCCGTTTGGTTGTACCACAAAGATCAACCAGAACGAAGTGTTCAGGTGTACACTCTCTTAGATAATGCTAGTGACACTACCTTCATAAAATCCTCAGTACTAAAGAACCTCGGGGTAGAAGGTCCCGAAATGATACTTAAGCTTTATACGATGCACGGCGAAGCTGACGTTCCAGTTCAGAAGATAGATGGTCTCGTAGTCGAAAGCTTAGACGGAACAGCTCGTATAGAATTGCCTAAGACATACTCGCGAGATAACATACCTTCTCGAAGCAATCAGATACCAACTCCAGAAACAGCGAGACAGTGGCCTCATCTGAAGAATCTAGAGAAAGAGATTGCACCCTATAACTGTGACATGGAAGTGGGAATTTTGATCGGGTGTAACTGTCCAAAGGCCTTAAAACCAAGGAATGTGATCCTCGGAAAAGAAAGTGATCCGTATGCAGTACAAACCTCATTAGGCTGGGGTATTGTCGGCCCGGTAGCACCTCGTAAAGACACAGCTGATGAGGAAATTGATATGCTGACCTCCAACAGGATTCTGAGCAATGAGGTAGGCAACGAAGAGCAAGTCCACAGCAAGATTGTTGCCACTGTGGAAACAAAGGAAGTGTTAAGTCCTCTAGATATTAGAAAGGTGCTCGAGTCTGACTTCTCAGAAAGCAAAGACCCTAAGATGGTGGCGACCTCCCCAGAAGATAGACAATTCCTAGCTATAGTAAACGAAGGGATTAAACATCTGCCAAACCGTCACTATGAACTCCCTTTACCATTGAAGTCTGAGCAGGAAAACCTCCCAAACAACAGAGATATGGCATTGCAACGCCTTAAACACCTAAAAAGGCGCATGGAATTGGACGAAAACTACAAAAGGGATTACGCAGCCTTCATGAGAAAAATGATCGATCAGGGTCATGCGGAGAAGATACAAGATAGAGACATCTCTACAACAAAACCAACATGGTATATTCCTCACCACGGTGTATACCACCCAAAGAAGCAGAAAATCAGAGTTGTGTTCAATTGCTCCGCCCAGTACAAAGGTGAAAGCCTCAATAAACATCTCTTACAGGGGCCCGATCTGACGAACTCTCTTGTAGGAGTATTGTGTAGATTTCGCAAGGAACCTGTTGCGTTTATATGCGACATCAAAGGTATGTTCCATCAAGTGCAAGTAACGCAGGAACATCGTGACCTACTTCGCTTTTTATGGTGGGAGGACGGCGATACCCGGAAGACACCACAGGAGTACAGAATGACAGTGCACCTTTTCGGCGCCACAAGTTCACCGGGGTGTGCGAATTTCGCCCTTAAGTCAACTGCCAACGACCATGAATCAGAACTCGGCTCAGCCGCTGCTGATTTTCTTCGAAATGACCTTTATGTCGATGACGGCTTGAAATCGGTTGCCACTGCAGACGAAGCAATTGCGCTCATAAAGAACGCCAGAGAGATGTGTTTTAAGGGAGGCTTTAACCTTCACAAATTCGTCTCAAACGACAAGCAAGTCATCGCCAGCATACCAGAGTCCAGCAGAGCGGAAGACAGCAAGACCCTCAACTTTAACCAAGATTCCCTTCCCATTGAACGCGCACTTGGGGTACAGTGGTGCGTGGAGAATGATACCTTCAACTTTTCTATTCTGCTAAGTAATCGACCAACAACAAGAAGAGGAATATTATCCACCGTAAGTTCGGTCTTCGACCCGCTTGGCTTCGTCGCCCCATTCATACTGGAAGGCAAGAAGATCTTGCAAGAACTTTGCAAGGACAACGTGGGCTGGGACGAACCCGTTTCTGAAACTATATCGACAAGATGGCTGAAATGGAGATCAAGTGTACAGGCCCTTTCGAAGTTTATCATCGATAGATGCTACCACCCAAAGGATTTTGGACAGATTGTCACAAGGGAGTTGCACCATTTCTCTGACGCAAGTACCAAGGGCTATGGTCAGAGTACATACTTTCGTCTTGTCAACAACAAAGGCGATATCCACTGCTCTTTCGTTATGGGGAAAGCCAGAGTGACACCCCTCAAGCCAATGACAATGCCAAGGCTAGAGCTAACGGCAGCTCTAGTATCCACAAGAGTAAGTGAGCAGATTAAGAAGGAGCTCCCCCTAGAATACCACTCAGAGACCTTCTGGACAGACAGCAAGGTGGTTCTAGGATACGTGAAAAACGAGTCCAGACGGTTTCATATCTTTGTGGCGAATAGGGTGCAGGAAATCCAGGAGAAGACGTCCCCAGAGCAATGGAGATATGTTGACACGACTTCAAACCCTGCAGACATTGCCTCCCGTGGAATCAGCGCAAATCGCCTGCTAAATTCTGCGTGGATACAAGGACCAGAATTCCTATGGAAGAGTAGAGATCAATGGCCATCAAAAGACCAAACACATGCTGAAGCAATTTCGCAAGACGATCCAGAAGTAAGGAAGTCTTTGAGTGTAGCAACCAGCTCAGAAGTCAAATTCGCCACATTAGAGGAGCGTCTGAGATACTTCTCCTCATGGCACAGGGCCAAGAGAGCAATCGCGTTATGTATCCGCTACATACACAAGCTAAAGGCTAAGAAACATTCGCAAGTCCCATCTGGTGATTTACTCAAACTTACAGTCGCCGAGATGCAGCACGCAGAGACCGTTATAATTAGAGCAGCTCAGGCCAGTTTGTTCGAGACAGGACTCGCATCATGGAACTCCGCCGACAGACAAGTAACTGTGAGAAAGGACAGTCCTCTACGGAAACTCGATACCTTCCTCAACGAGAATGGCATTCTTTCTGTTGGTGGACGCATTAGAAGAGCAAGGCTACCCGACTCGAGCAAGTTTCCCGCAATACTGCACAAGACCAGCCACGTGAGTACCCTGGTTGCGAGACACTAG